Proteins encoded together in one Argiope bruennichi chromosome 1, qqArgBrue1.1, whole genome shotgun sequence window:
- the LOC129966694 gene encoding uncharacterized protein LOC129966694, giving the protein MNSTISTNFLHVDNNQTSEPLYVIEKYNKYFDKFYDVSVYFFFSLFSRYYLLGGCFFLNIIISSSTRARKQSQCCLYLLLIYGILNNFPPPVVYELVLSNDFYSILNISPEIPKNLSVFIRILSTYMMVAFAFNCYHIVFRDSTNNKYSKLYIYFSITLVLIFSLLLTLLLWFLRYSLFDESNPYCRFHIMSSLQTLYCPETTYWLVFILFIYIIPILIPFLVYPKVIYEVVTKYEFYECGYVKYLVDNNRKKYLFRPDYRFLKLSFAITLVFLLTNIPFVVIEILCILKFKINMMTAICFEIIARYCPALYPWICIKFKRRSGEYFSISFREFMHPDLYIKKRTFGTSLLVDCEAAIKEQEELLKVMRVNVKTVPKTEVKTKITNEIQAHSEELQS; this is encoded by the coding sequence ATGAATTCAACAATAAGTACAAATTTCTTACATGTTGATAATAATCAAACATCTGAACCTTTATAtgtgattgaaaaatataataagtattttgataaattttatgatgttagtgtctattttttcttttctcttttttcccGTTACTATTTATTAGGTGGATGCTTTTTCCTTAACATAATAATTAGTTCATCAACTCGTGCAAGAAAACAATCTCAGTGctgtttatatcttttattaatttatggtaTACTAAATAATTTTCCACCTCCTGTGGTTTATGAACTTGTTCttagtaatgatttttattctatacttAATATCTCTCCTGAGATACCTAAAAATCTATCTGTTTTCATTCGCATTTTATCCACATATATGATGGTTGCATTTGCCTTCAATTGTTACCATATTGTTTTCAGAGATTCAACAAATAACAAATACTCGAAGCTTTACATATATTTCTCAATCACACTTGTtctcatttttagtttattgttaACTTTGCTTCTGTGGTTTCTCCGTTATTCTTTGTTTGATGAATCAAATCCATATTGTCGTTTCCATATCATGTCTTCCCTACAGACTTTGTATTGCCCTGAAACTACCTATTGGCTGgtgtttattctatttatttacattattcctATTCTTATTCCATTTCTTGTATATCCAAAAGTAATTTATGAGGTTGTAACAAAATATGAATTCTATGAATGtggttatgtaaaatatttagttgaCAATAATcggaaaaagtatttatttcgtCCTGATTATCGATTTTTGAAACTATCTTTTGCAATAACTTTGGTTTTTCTGCTTACAAATATTCCATTTgttgtaatagaaattttatgtattctgaaattcaaaattaatatgatgACCGCTATTTGCTTTGAAATCATAGCACGTTATTGTCCTGCTTTATATCCTtggatttgtataaaatttaaacgcaGAAGTGgagaatatttttccatttcatttcgcGAATTCATGCACCCAGATCTGTACATAAAAAAGCGTACTTTTGGAACATCTTTACTTGTTGATTGTGAAGCTGCCATAAAAGAACAAGAAGAACTTCTCAAAGTAATGAGAGTAAACGTCAAAACAGTTCCTAAAACTGAAGTTAAAaccaaaattacaaatgaaattcaaGCTCACAGTGAGGAATTGCAATCTTGA